The proteins below are encoded in one region of Phaeodactylum tricornutum CCAP 1055/1 chromosome 3, complete sequence:
- a CDS encoding predicted protein: MDSESNSREKDAVTVGRISNNTATIDSSRRLSAWVVENLEAPGSSITTASTLQAGENDTLPVDGLCIGNVRVLAAESTYLDDKRHDGYFPVRLLLGRNGWGTGVHPTTRLCLDWICQTVQNGNVVLDYGCGSGILSVAALHNGARRCIGVDVEAEALVTASRNVQINGFDDSTFAGLHVREVLPYGLTTSNTDNDGVGVDVVVANILIGQLVRPSMVAAIVTNLAPGGLVCLSGIRPHEVDSLKVAYGEHMEWLDCQYAELSADATPGSLQSYGFDCGRWSRLVGRKTSSDRGGDIERMSELAVS; encoded by the exons ATGGATTCTG AAAGCAACTCTCGTGAAAAAGATGCGGTCACGGTCGGTCGCATCAGCAATAACACCGCAACTATCGATAGCAGTCGTCGACTGTCGGCGTGGGTCGTAGAGAATTTGGAAGCCCCGGGCTCTTCGATTACCACCGCTTCCACGCTGCAAGCGGGAGAAAACGATACCTTACCCGTAGACGGTCTCTGCATTGGAAACGTTCGGGTCCTGGCAGCAGAATCCACGTACCTCGACGACAAAAGACACGACGGTTACTTTCCGGTCCGCCTGCTGCTCGGTCGCAACGGCTGGGGCACCGGTGTGCATCCTACTACGCGCCTCTGCTTGGATTGGATTTGCCAAACGGTGCAAAACGGCAACGTCGTTCTGGATTACGGCTGCGGATCCGGCATTCTGTCGGTAGCAGCCTTGCACAACGGTGCACGTCGCTGCATCGGTGTGGATGTGGAAGCCGAGGCGCTGGTCACGGCCTCTCGCAACGTACAGATCAACGGATTCGACGACTCGACGTTCGCGGGGTTGCACGTGCGGGAAGTCCTACCGTACGGGCTCACGACGTCGAATACCGACAACGACGGCGTGGGAGTTGATGTAGTAGTGGCGAATATACTCATTGGCCAGTTGGTCCGACCTTCCATGGTGGCGGCTATCGTGACCAACCTGGCTCCCGGCGGCCTCGTGTGTCTTTCCGGCATTCGACCGCATGAGGTGGATAGCTTGAAGGTTGCCTACGGAGAGCACATGGAATGGCTGGACTGCCAGTACGCCGAATTGTCAGCGGATGCAACGCCAGGTAGTTTGCAAAGCTACGGTTTCGACTGTGGTCGATGGTCTCGTCTGGTGGGTCGCAAGACCAGCAGTGACCGCGGTGGCGATATTGAGCGCATGAGTGAACTGGCCGTTTCGTAA
- a CDS encoding predicted protein — protein MFNFGMFALEQFKGRLHEWPQYCSHIVQIPHLKDGYAALVSEIEREMSKNQGAASVAGQQPPVPKVLESGLAGDTLLPHPPGEAITSHRSQSAPVPSALELSSEVLNLSSPPRVAEFGPKLGRAVTDSPDSENDFDAPTDTVLDRVQFLVNNLAQSNVEQKAQDLKEMLDPKYFGWLGHFLVVKRISTQANFHSLYLSFLDNLGDYGKGLMEAIINSVYRNIGKLLRSSKITTSSSERGYLKNLGIWLGQITLARNRPILQIMLDAKELLLQGYETGKLIAVAPFLAKTLEGAKNSRIFRPPNPWLMGILGVFRSVYMVDGLKMNIKFEVEVLCKNLGIKLEEIPLRNGVLAKRIAPVKERNPDFNIKSASSGSKSSATGVVPSRSLVGSSEAQSLNLPIPSTVPSSEDKSGQDPQDTVIPNLASYVTVNASLPQLLQTQGS, from the coding sequence ATGTTCAACTTTGGTATGTTCGCGCTCGAACAATTTAAAGGCCGGCTTCATGAATGGCCACAGTATTGCTCCCATATTGTACAGATACCACACTTGAAAGATGGCTACGCTGCGTTAGTTTCTGAGATTGAACGAGAAATGAGCAAGAATCAGGGCGCTGCTTCCGTGGCAGGCCAACAGCCTCCTGTACCAAAAGTTCTTGAATCAGGACTCGCTGGCGACACTTTACTACCTCATCCACCGGGCGAGGCAATAACGTCCCATCGATCCCAAAGTGCTCCCGTACCAAGTGCGCTTGAGCTATCGTCGGAGGTGCTGAACTTATCCTCGCCGCCGCGGGTTGCCGAGTTTGGGCCTAAGCTTGGGCGTGCCGTGACGGATAGTCCTGATTCCGAAAACGACTTTGATGCTCCGACGGATACGGTTTTAGACCGCGTCCAGTTCTTGGTGAATAATCTTGCACAGTCAAACGTAGAGCAGAAGGCTCAGGACCTCAAGGAGATGTTGGACCCAAAGTACTTTGGTTGGCTTGGTCATTTTTTGGTTGTAAAGCGCATTAGCACACAAGCAAATTTTCATTCGCTCTATTTGTCATTCCTCGACAATCTAGGGGACTATGGAAAAGGTTTGATGGAAGCGATCATCAATAGCGTTTACCGCAACATCGGAAAGCTTCTTCGATCGTCCAAAATTACGACGTCGTCATCGGAGCGAGGATATCTCAAGAATCTAGGAATTTGGCTTGGTCAGATTACTCTGGCTCGAAATCGGCCAATTCTGCAGATTATGTTGGACGCAAAGGAATTGCTACTCCAGGGATACGAAACGGGCAAGCTGATCGCGGTTGCCCCGTTTTTGGCAAAGACCCTTGAGGGTGCGAAAAATTCCAGAATTTTTCGTCCACCAAATCCTTGGCTCATGGGCATTCTTGGTGTATTTCGGTCGGTTTACATGGTCGACGGTCTCAAGATGAATATTAAATTCGAAGTTGAAGTTCTCTGCAAAAATCTTGGCATAAAGCTGGAAGAGATTCCGCTCCGCAACGGCGTCCTGGCGAAGCGCATCGCACCGGTGAAAGAACGTAATCCTGATTTTAACATCAAGAGCGCATCATCGGGGTCAAAGTCGTCCGCAACGGGAGTCGTGCCTTCCCGCTCTCTTGTCGGTAGCTCTGAGGCTCAGTCTCTCAATTTGCCGATTCCGTCGACAGTACCAAGTAGCGAGGATAAGTCGGGGCAAGACCCACAGGACACGGTAATACCTAATCTTGCCTCTtacgtcacagtcaacgcaaGCTTGCCGCAGCTTCTCCAAACCCAAGGGAGC
- a CDS encoding predicted protein produces METEPPAETEPPTLPSLVDIVVDTEDLSTLETAVTQAGLVDTLSGDGPFTVFAPTNEAFAAVPTKYLDPDYLPHLRNTLLFHVASDAAVLSTDLVDGQEITMANGEIITVSISVDSVTLTPALGGSATVVSADVMASNGVAHVIDAVLAP; encoded by the coding sequence ATGGAAACGGAACCCCCCGCGGAGACTGAACCACCGACTCTCCCCTCCCTCGTCGACATTGTGGTCGACACAGAAGACCTCAGCACGCTGGAAACCGCCGTCACACAGGCGGGTTTGGTCGATACTCTGAGCGGAGACGGTCCCTTTACGGTCTTTGCCCCAACTAACGAGGCCTTTGCCGCTGTCCCCACCAAGTATCTCGATCCGGACTACCTTCCGCACTTGAGAAACACTCTGCTCTTCCATGTTGCCTCTGATGCGGCTGTCTTGTCCACCGACTTGGTCGATGGACAGGAAATCACCATGGCGAACGGTGAAATTATCACTGTTAGCATCTCGGTCGACAGCGTGACCCTCACGCCGGCTCTCGGAGGAAGCGCCACCGTCGTTTCGGCCGATGTCATGGCCAGCAATGGAGTCGCTCACGTCATTGACGCGGTCTTAGCTCCG
- a CDS encoding predicted protein: KDMGTWSTYAPTNTEQQRRLHRTVLLLLVRSRLLSVHDLDSFLAARADNGSNHIWLEFSLLFIRTAFMEKIATTADFPKLLDLMSQVAEGRSDASAQIPQSFRKPILLMLEEARVPALQIHAPVPASASKSVETQRLESSSIASFFRNDPTTAKQQVTALLEGWIRLQSEPSLNEKALAQYMIILQRFGMGKNEEQTERFLRNSVIIVVDAALKSSTQRGDGKKHINYVFIDHFAKLLGILVRHMNAGGSADQVNAQRLGVLNKILGTIVRSMMWHYESSMEGSANPWDQRPWFRLLLNLVIDLNKPDPVFEAVRLGILSVFGAAFHVCQPMIFPAFAFSWLELVSHRHFLPNLILFSDEKGWNVAHQLLIDQLLFLEPSLRRVELTVPVKKLYEGTLRVLLVLLHDFPTFLAGFHLSFCNVIPESCVQLRNIILSATPKAMNPPDPFTPNLKIDLLPEISQSPTILSNILSPIASFRGHLDAFLKDGQRRNFLLELLPLLHRDGGAEIDVPKVNSLVVYVGAHALARLQNSQISLTRTPEMEVIQKLMELEDRGRYVCLNAIVNQLRYPSSHTHYFSCVVLYLFSEFKSVAVKEQVTRVLLERLIVNRPHPWGLLITFIELVKNQRYGFWNYPFTRCATEIEKVFESVARSC; this comes from the exons aaaGACATGGGCACTTGGTCCACGTACGCTCCCACCAACACTGAACAGCAGCGAAGATTACACCGGACTGTGTTGTTACTTCTCGTCCGGAGCCGCCTTTTGTCTGTACACGATCTTGATTCTTTTCTCGCCGCAAGGGCTGACAATGGTAGCAATCATATATGGCTTGAATTCTCCTTGCTCTTTATTCGTACTGCTTTCATGGAAAAAATAGCTACAACGGCTGACTTTCCGAAGCTACTTGATTTGATGAGTCAAGTCGCTGAGGGCAGGAGCGATGCAAGTGCTCAAATTCCGCAATCTTTTCGAAAGCCAATCTTGCTGATGCTAGAGGAAGCTCGTGTTCCAGCTCTCCAGATCCACGCACCAGTTCCTGCGAGTGCGAGCAAGTCGGTAGAAACGCAACGACTTGAAAGTAGCAGCA TTGCGTCTTTCTTCCGAAACGATCCAACAACTGCAAAGCAGCAAGTTACTGCCTTGCTAGAAGGGTGGATCCGTCTGCAGTCTGAGCCCTCTCTGAACGAGAAAGCTCTCGCTCAATACATGATTATTTTGCAGCGCTTCGGGATGGGGAAAAACGAGGAGCAGACGGAAAGGTTCCTCCGAAATTCTGTCATCATTGTTGTCGATGCTGCTCTCAAATCCAGTACTCAGCGTGGAGACGGGAAGAAGCATATCAATTACGTATTCATAGACCACTTCGCCAAGCTTCTCGGTATTCTTGTTCGTCACATGAACGCAGGAGGCTCAGCCGACCAAGTAAATGCTCAGCGCCTGGGAGTTCTCAACAAGATTCTTGGGACAATCGTCAGGTCGATGATGTGGCACTATGAAAGTAGTATGGAAGGGTCTGCAAACCCGTGGGACCAGCGTCCGTGGTTTCGTCTCTTGCTCAATCTTGTAATTGATCTAAACAAGCCGGATCCTGTATTTGAGGCTGTTCGTCTCGGCATTTTGAGTGTTTTCGGAGCCGCCTTTCACGTATGCCAACCAATGATATTTCCAGCTTTCGCATTCTCATGGCTCGAGCTTGTGTCGCATAGGCACTTCCTTCCTAACCTGATTTTGTTCTCCGACGAAAAGGGATGGAATGTCGCTCATCAATTACTGATTGAccagcttcttttcttggAACCTTCGCTAAGGCGAGTTGAACTCACTGTACCCGTCAAAAAGCTATATGAAGGGACCTTGCGTGTTCTGCTTGTTTTACTTCACGATTTCCCAACTTTTCTCGCCGGTTTTCATCTCAGCTTCTGTAATGTTATTCCCGAAAGCTGCGTACAGCTTCGTAACATTATTCTGTCTGCCACTCCGAAGGCCATGAATCCTCCGGACCCGTTCACTCCAAATCTCAAAATCGATTTGCTTCCCGAGATCTCTCAAAGTCCTACAATTTTGTCGAATATTCTTAGTCCAATCGCTTCCTTTCGTGGGCATCTCGATGCGTTCCTAAAGGATGGACAGCGTCGGAACTTTCTCTTGGAGCTTCTTCCTTTGCTTCATCGTGATGGTGGAGCTGAAATTGACGTGCCGAAAGTCAATTCTTTGGTTGTTTATGTTGGAGCGCATGCACTGGCGAGGCTTCAAAACTCACAGATTTCTCTGACGCGTACTCCGGAGATGGAGGTAATCCAGAAACTAATGGAACTAGAAGATCGGGGGCGCTACGTTTGCCTGAATGCAATCGTGAACCAGCTAAGATATCCGTCGAGTCACACGCACTACTTTTCCTGCGTCGTGCTCTATCTCTTCAGCGAGTTCAAGAGCGTCGCTGTGAAGGAGCAAGTAACAAGGGTACTGCTCGAACGCCTTATTGTAAATCGCCCTCACCCATGGGGTTTGTTGATTACGTTCATTGAACTCGTCAAAAATCAACGCTATGGCTTTTGGAATTATCCTTTTACACGCTGTGCCACTGAGATTGAGAAAGTCTTTGAATCAGTTGCTCGTTCCTGC
- a CDS encoding predicted protein: protein MILLALSVVSRRPGAGAFRSVFPNTARARRSRSLRWEGSSSTDSTTPTEVSDDKFAAFRNRNNRDDQVFSAMSGDGGIKVTAATVRNLLNDISLQHTMTATPTDAMGRTVTCGLLLANGIQDEQIVQITMNGDGPIRGIVAIASGTGQVRGYVGSPGLGEMSLTDAVGKGSVQIVKNHPDWPRPYNGITAIRHGDIDRDIGIYLAESEQRSCALAAATAMNGILCTAAGGYLIEQLPGVEPETIARVEQNLAKLVQKDGGDELPANLLLSGVTPLDMAAIILDGLDMQPLQQIKPGLVCHCTEDRLFRSLRLLSKEEVDDILEKEEQIEARCQFCGKVYRMGAPEIRDRLAAAKGDPSKEDVGE from the exons ATGATACTTCTTGCCTTGTCGGTCGTCTCCCGTCGTCCCGGGGCGGGTGCCTTTCGATCAGTCTTCCCCAACACCGCACGGGCGCGACGTTCTCGTTCTCTGCGATGGGAGGGCTCTTCTTCTACGGATAGTACTACTCCTACCGAAGTGTCCGACGACAAGTTCGCCGCCTTTCGCAACCGTAACAACCGGGACGATCAAGTCTTTTCCGCCATGTCCGGTGACGGCGGCATCAAGGTCACCGCCGCGACCGTCCGGAATCTACTCAACGATATATCGCTGCAACACACCATGACGGCCACTCCCACCGACGCGATGGGACGGACCGTCACTTGCGGCTTACTCCTAGCCAACGGTATTCAGGATGAACAAATCGTCCAAATCACCATGAACG GCGACGGTCCCATTCGCGGTATCGTGGCCATTGCCTCCGGTACGGGTCAAGTACGAGGGTACGTCGGGAGTCCGGGTTTGGGAGAAATGTCACTGACGGACGCTGTCGGTAAGGGCAGCGTCCAGATTGTTAAGAATCACCCCGACTGGCCGAGACCCTACAATGGTATTACGGCCATTCGACACGGAGACATCGATCGGGATATCGGAATTTATTTGGCCGAAAGTGAACAGCGCTCGTGTGCCTTGGCGGCCGCGACCGCCATGAACGGAATTTTGTGCACAGCGGCGGGCGGCTATTTAATTGAACAATTGCCGGGTGTCGAACCGGAAACCATTGCCCGGGTGGAACAGAATCTCGCTAAATTAGTACAAAAGGATGGTGGAGACGAGCTCCCGGCGAACTTGTTGCTGAGCGGTGTAACGCCTCTGGACATGGCCGCGATTATTCTGGATGGCTTGGACATGCAACCGTTACAGCAGATCAAACCCGGACTGGTGTGCCACTGCACCGAAGACCGACTCTTCCGGTCGTTGCGGCTACtatccaaagaagaggtcgacgatattttggaaaaggaggagCAGATCGAAGCACGATGCCAATTCTGTGGCAAGGTATACCGCATGGGTGCTCCCGAAATTCGGGATAGgctggccgccgccaaagGAGATCCGTCCAAAGAAGATGTGGGTGAATAA